From the genome of Anopheles moucheti chromosome 3, idAnoMoucSN_F20_07, whole genome shotgun sequence, one region includes:
- the LOC128304012 gene encoding mRNA turnover protein 4 homolog isoform X2: protein MPKSKRDKKVSLTKTDRKGLSNKQQIIEDIQQCREKYDNIFLFSVQNMRNSKLKDVRTEWKNSRFFFGKNRVMQLGLKLINDDENDEPTKLEKGMEQLRGQMIGQCGLLFTSESKKTVLEWFDSYQAEEFARGGFRATKTVKLKPGPLEDFSHAIEPHLRSLGMPTKLDRGIVTLYKEYTVCEKGKLLTPEQARILKLLSKPMATFKVIINSCYTKQDGFEVITKRDIAGKKKSEDAMSEDEDDDEEEDDEEDDDVMEQDDDEDENDE from the exons ATGCCAAAATCAAAGCGAGATAAGAAAG TGTCTCTCACGAAGACCGACCGTAAAGGTCTGTCCAACAAACAGCAGATCATCGAAGATATACAACAATGCCGGGAGAAGTACGATAACATATTTCTGTTTTCGGTGCAAAATATGCGCAACAGTAAGCTGAAGGATGTACGAACAGAGTGGAAGAACTCACGGTTCTTCTTCGGCAAGAATCGTGTGATGCAGTTGGGCTTGAAGTTGATCAACGACGATGAGAACGATGAGCCCACAAAGCTGGAGAAGGGTATGGAGCAGCTGCGCGGACAGATGATCGGACAGTGCGGGTTGCTGTTCACATCGGAGAGCAAGAAAACGGTACTGGAATGGTTCGACTCGTACCAGGCCGAAGAGTTCGCTCGTGGCGGGTTTCGGGCAACAAAAACGGTTAAGCTGAAGCCGGGTCCACTGGAGGACTTTTCGCATGCGATAGAACCTCACCTGCGATCGCTAGGAATGCCTACGAAGCTAGACCGTGGAATTGTGACGCTGTACAAAGAATACACAGTGTGTGAGAAGGGTAAGCTGCTCACGCCGGAACAGGCCAGAATACTGAAGCTGCTTAGCAAACCGATGGCAACGTTTAAGGTGATTATTAACAGCTGTTACACGAAGCAGGATGGTTTCGAGGTGATCACCAAAAGGGACATTGCG GGTAAAAAGAAATCGGAAGATGCTATGAGCGAGGATGAGGACGACGATGAAGAGGAGGATGATgaggaagatgatgatgtgaTGGAACAGGATGACGATGAGGACGAGAATGATGAGTAG
- the LOC128304329 gene encoding mucin-12 yields MREKRRTLGLTLGTWETITLMVALVAIALCPLVSAGERWSRQLTEFTGGPATGNDWIPLSRPGSERQAGARVLNYFAAPQPTFLGPDNAAQAQQHHFTFLNHQFPQSNRFLLQQPPPPQHQSAQELLEQPFHLTSFQRTSPFVGQTIQHPPPPPPLPQQSISSTNPFEQQFLSKSPVSEALIQEDKQQPLQQQQQQPSILDQPFSYQHIRQPELDAQPAGPQSGPSGGAVSQEEVQLLYVPVETLYNQKQSQPPTENNRFNALPQPVSPSLINDFYTAGTTTTTPKPPRTSAATFAPRYTSAPETPAPALSRSSTSTFGGTSSKPKPNQPPLALFLYNDGRQSKLSTGDALGGLKNINEIAVLDAFGKNSPKVFIGPSGLAPSKSYSRFDLPYLSSVDLSSNRANRKIEDLPFFVAPLSYKTPSGYSKIALPPPHVGSIIVRQSSSSSGNSLEHNTFYTRPTVPSNVQYYTPSTLNFGDDASPTKASVTLGATGKPIYDADHYTSPTGKPVSSSSSNDRGGGQYSSFNGPSASRHPSVNEEYFNLAKTKKPTTSATPAPTTANYPFRSYGSTRQFDFKPMPDQKIPPSFYPQEEEDSTTTLLATTTTTERPTTAQLQFEAERMRTHFREENFRSRRPHHHQPTTPAPLAESKPQEQQQQFVHKFKLVDSVRPNNVKSSVVDHGFLDFFNPPSQQHTDEMIKTTITTSLPGSGGVDRQVIRNNYFTASAAINEDSGANRHSKYVSTYYNPSSTAAGTTAGTTTPSTFTTQDAFFRDFDHRSKFYEREPKYETSFPTTVGTTGTSYINKYKYETDSFNDAPRYSVEVITTSEPTTVTAEPTQGTTDQQHYSIPSELPPISANLPGLVNALMDDQWSPKTPDSALTTGNTRGPHFRKQLHRVTTATSASDSYAAEPATTTTRRPLQRQRRPHPSRTTPAPTFTGETNDNSGPSTRTPISRSRSRYVPNNEERPASRGRSRSRTTTPRGPRKEEENLDYQRDVLKQNYPVIRPQGQGAPAPTTTPPSTTIATTPSTTLSYQETYEDPSERLISTTLANEVSQDSVDPQQQVTRKYSTYYSDPTYEQETTATTVLPPQTSSYFVPPYSTRSQIVGDEEEYVRPQEVIPLNRDPEPIHSVIPLRSQTPATEATPQTAPPAIQYQPVTDSEEKLTTAYGQPMEEAMEIKKVEITPRPRRPGLVSRQRDSQLNYASRTTTERTTTVRTTTPEPATSGAGSRTASGRRPAFVRRPSRLYATTTVSPTTTAGYSNEQQQQSTQGSNTVRTKNRQDILRGRTRRPTTTTEPAAAATTASPEAPVTRAFGRGSNLRRVSPTLRSRQEQTAAATTQQPSTAASSSSGPRFRIRERTRFNLQPQESQWSTKLNQNSFQPVLKTESRANDLEENVSTEPEPEIVTAARESEMYLVNVSSNYGQKDSSNPGANAEDSTENSVPSFADLLNDVMKDFIDDNSQKKPERDSDEKDQVSSEEPRRPVANFRNNFLRKRSRSKVVDSFETAESQHINQAAQVYNGPSHLGESLKSIDHVGLSGKNVPQVNAKYAAQQQEFDERENTAQEQATVAPEEEPKETETEEASVEIVTRFADVGISTAATPATTTTTVKPAEDAPTLASLEQTSTNLPQQQDRAEVTTETPATGEPVYDDETASYLLSDDEETKKKVSDGIFADVKKTISDLYEMAEHDSETEEMVDGGEPAGDDEIEQEDFQATEDTLALGGTNDEPVASTTDISPSETQFIQVTAEPPSFVNAMGSLVIPTSVSNGITHETEICYRGRCIKTEDDKRKRKFKLN; encoded by the exons ATGAGAGAAAAACGACGAACCTTAGGCCTGACCTTGGGTACGTGGGAGACAATCACGCTGATGGTGGCGCTAGTCGCCATCGCGTTATGTCCCCTCGTATCGGCTGGTGAGAGATGGTCTCGCCAGTTGACAGAATTCACCGGTGGTCCAGCGACCGGTAACGACTGGATTCCACTATCTCGACCCGGTTCAGAGCGTCAGGCGGGTGCTCGCGTGCTGAACTATTTCGCCGCCCCACAGCCGACATTCCTCGGTCCGGACAATGCGGCACAGGCACAGCAGCATCATTTCACCTTCCTAAACCACCAGTTTCCGCAATCGAACCGCTTCTTGCTGCAGCAACCTCCGCCCCCGCAGCATCAGTCGGCCCAAGAGCTCCTGGAGCAACCGTTTCACTTGACCAGCTTCCAACGAACATCGCCATTTGTGGGACAAACGATACAACATCCGCCACCTCCACCGCCACTCCCTCAACAATCGATCTCCTCAACGAACCCCTTCGAGCAGCAGTTCCTCTCCAAGTCGCCCGTATCGGAGGCGCTAATTCAGGAAGACAAGCAACAGCCtctacaacagcagcagcaacaaccatcGATCCTCGATCAACCGTTCTCGTACCAACACATACGCCAGCCAGAACTGGACGCACAGCCGGCCGGTCCACAATCCGGTCCGAGTGGTGGCGCCGTTTCGCAAGAAGAAGTGCAGCTACTCTACGTGCCTGTAGAGACACTGTACAACCAGAAGCAATCGCAACCACCGACCGAGAACAATCGCTTCAATGCGCTTCCGCAACCGGTGAGCCCATCGTTGATAAACGATTTCTACACTGCCGGTACGACCACCACGACGCCGAAGCCTCCGCGAACGAGTGCGGCTACCTTTGCACCACGCTACACCAGTGCTCCCGAAACGCCTGCTCCAGCATTGTCCCGCTCGTCCACATCCACCTTCGGTGGTACCTCATCAAAGCCGAAACCGAATCAACCGCCACTGGCGCTGTTCCTCTACAACGATGGCCGACAGAGCAAGCTTTCCACCGGTGACGCACTCGGAGGGCTGAAGAACATCAACGAGATCGCGGTGCTGGACGCGTTTGGTAAGAACTCACCGAAAGTCTTCATCGGACCGTCCGGTTTGGCACCGTCCAAGAGCTACTCCCGATTCGATTTGCCGTATCTGTCCAGTGTGGATCTTTCGTCAAACCGCGCCAACCGCAAGATCGAAGACCTGCCATTCTTCGTGGCCCCATTGAGCTACAAAACTCCCAGTGGATACTCCAAGATTGCTCTTCCCCCGCCACATGTCGGCTCGATAATCGTACGACAAAGCAGCTCCAGCAGTGGAAATTCCTTGGAGCACAACACCTTCTACACGAGACCAACGGTGCCCAGCAATGTCCAGTATTATACGCCTTCGACCCTGAACTTCGGCGATGATGCCAGTCCAACGAAAGCCTCCGTCACGTTGGGTGCCACAGGAAAGCCAATCTACGACGCAGATCATTATACCTCGCCTACGGGTAAGCCCGTCTCGTCTTCGTCTTCGAATGATCGTGGAGGTGGACAGTACAGCTCTTTCAACGGCCCGAGCGCAAGTCGCCATCCTAGCGTAAACGAGGAGTACTTCAACCTCGCCAAAACAAAGAAGCCTACGACGAGCGCAACTCCAGCTCCGACCACTGCCAACTATCCGTTCCGATCATACGGCAGTACTCGTCAGTTCGATTTCAAGCCCATGCCAGATCAAAAGATCCCGCCATCGTTCTACCCACAAGAGGAGGAAGATTCTACAACGACTCTGTTGGCGACAACTACGACGACCGAGCGTCCCACCACAGCTCAGTTGCAGTTTGAGGCGGAGCGCATGAGAACGCATTTCCGAGAGGAGAACTTCCGAAGTCGCCGtccgcatcatcatcaaccgACCACTCCGGCACCACTGGCAGAAAGCAAGCCAcaggaacaacagcagcagtttgTGCACAAATTCAAGCTAGTTGACTCGGTTCGACCGAATAATGTCAAATCCTCAGTAGTCGATCACGGTTTCCTAGACTTCTTCAATCCTCCCTCGCAGCAGCACACGGATGAGATGATCAAGACTACGATCACCACAAGCCTTCCGGGTAGCGGTGGTGTCGATCGGCAGGTCATCCGAAACAACTACTTCACAGCGTCAGCCGCCATCAACGAGGACAGTGGAGCGAACAGACACAGCAAATATGTCAGCACGTACTACAACCCATCTTCTACCGCTGCCGGAACTACAGCTGGAACGACCACTCCGTCGACGTTCACAACTCAGGACGCATTCTTCCGCGATTTCGACCACCGCAGCAAATTTTACGAGCGTGAACCGAAGTACGAAACCAGCTTCCCGACCACCGTTGGTACCACCGGAACAAGCTACATCAACAAGTACAAGTACGAGACGGATTCGTTCAACGATGCGCCACGCTACTCGGTGGAAGTTATTACTACCAGCGAACCAACTACTGTCACGGCTGAGCCAACGCAGGGCACCACTGATCAGCAGCACTACAGCATTCCCTCGGAGCTGCCACCGATCAGCGCCAATCTCCCCGGACTCGTGAATGCACTCATGGACGATCAGTGGTCTCCGAAGACTCCGGACTCTGCGTTAACGACTGGAAACACGCGTGGACCTCATTTCCGCAAACAATTGCATCGTGTAACGACGGCTACTTCCGCCAGTGACTCTTACGCCGCAGAACCAGCGACCACAACTACCAGAAGGCCTCTTCAGCGCCAACGTCGCCCACATCCTTCCCGAACCACTCCGGCACCAACTTTCACCGGCGAAACAAATGATAACTCGGGTCCTAGCACGCGAACCCCAATCTCCCGATCACGCTCGCGCTACGTACCGAACAACGAGGAACGCCCGGCATCGCGCGGCCGTAGCCGCAGCCGTACGACAACTCCGCGTGGCCCACGAAAGGAGGAAGAGAACCTTGACTACCAGCGCGATGTGCTCAAACAAAACTACCCTGTCATTCGTCCACAGGGACAAGGTGCCCCCGCGCCAACTACGACACCTCCTTCGACAACGATCGCTACGACGCCTTCGACCACTCTTAGCTACCAGGAAACGTACGAAGATCCGTCAGAGCGCCTTATCTCCACGACCCTGGCCAATGAGGTCTCGCAAGATTCGGTAGACCCTCAGCAACAGGTGACACGGAAATACTCTACGTATTATAGTGATCCGACCTACGAGCAGGAAACGACCGCAACGACGGTTCTGCCACCACAAACATCGAGCTACTTCGTACCCCCGTACAGCACTCGCTCTCAAATCGTGGGCGATGAAGAAGAATATGTTCGACCTCAGGAAGTGATTCCTCTGAACCGTGATCCGGAACCGATCCATTCGGTAATTCCACTGCGATCGCAAACCCCCGCTACAGAGGCCACCCCACAAACGGCTCCACCAGCCATCCAATATCAGCCAGTGACAGATAGCGAGGAAAAACTCACCACCGCGTATGGTCAACCTATGGAGGAGGCGATGGAAATCAAAAAGGTGGAGATTACTCCTCGACCCCGTCGACCGGGGCTTGTCTCACGCCAACGAGACTCCCAACTGAACTACGCATCACGTACCACCACGGAACGAACGACAACTGTCCGCACTACAACCCCCGAACCGGCCACATCTGGAGCGGGTTCACGCACGGCATCCGGACGCAGACCGGCCTTCGTGCGACGACCATCAAGACTCTACGCCACTACGACCGTCAGCCCTACCACAACCGCAGGATACAGcaacgaacaacaacaacagtccACGCAAGGATCAAACACC GTGCGCACGAAGAATCGTCAAGATATCCTGCGAGGACGTACACGCCGACCGACGACAACGACCGAaccggcggcagcagcaacaaccgcCTCTCCGGAGGCTCCGGTGACGCGAGCTTTTGGAAGGGGCAGCAATTTGCGTCGCGTATCACCAACGTTACGCTCCCGACAGGAG CAAACGGCCGCAGCTACCACGCAGCAACCGAGCACGGCAGCATCATCCAGCAGCGGGCCACGATTCCGCATTCGGGAACGCACTCGCTTCAATCTGCAGCCACAGGAATCGCAGTGGTCCACGAAGCTGAATCAAAACTCGTTCCAGCCGGTGCTGAAAACCGAATCGCGTGCCAACGATCTTGAGGAAAACGTTTCAACCGAACCAGAGCCGGAAATCGTAACTGCCGCCCGGGAAAGCGAAATGTACTTGGTAAATGTATCGTCTAATTACGGTCAAAAGGATAGCAGCAACCCGGGAGCAAATGCCGAGGATAGCACAGAAAACAG TGTTCCCTCATTTGCGGACTTGCTGAACGATGTTATGAAGGATTTCATCGACGATAACAGCCAGAAGAAACCGGAACGCGACAGTGACGAGAAGGATCAGGTCAGCAGCGAGGAACCGCGACGGCCCGTTGCCAACTTCCGTAACAATTTCCTTCGTAAGCGTAGCCGATCGAAGGTGGTTGATTCGTTTGAAACGGCCGAATCGCAGCACATTAATCAAGCGGCACAGGTCTACAATGGACCATCGCACTTAGGTGAATCGCTCAAAAGCATCGACCATGTTGGACTTTCGGGCAAGAATGTACCGCAGGTTAACGCAAAATATGCCGCCCAGCAGCAGGAGTTTGATGAACGGGAAAATACGGCCCAAGAACAAGCTACCGTAGCACCCGAGGAGGAACCCAAGgaaaccgaaacggaagaAGCTTCGGTGGAGATCGTAACAAGGTTCGCGGATGTCGGTATAAGCACGGCAGCGACTCCAgctacaacaacaaccacagtCAAGCCAGCGGAGGATGCGCCCACTCTGGCTAGTTTGGAGCAAACCTCCACAAACCTTCCACAACAACAAGATCGCGCCGAAGTGACTACCGAAACACCGGCTACAGGTGAACCCGTCTACGATGACGAAACGGCGTCCTATCTACTCTCGGATGAtgaagaaacgaaaaagaagGTATCGGACGGCATTTTCGCAGATGTCAAGAAAACGATTTCCGATCTGTACGAAATGGCGGAGCACGATTCCGAAACGGAAGAGATGGTTGATGGTGGCGAGCCGGCAGGCGATGATGAGATTGAGCAGGAAGATTTCCAAGCAACGGAAGATACACTAGCGCTTGGCGGTACCAATGATGAGCCGGTTGCGTCCACTACCGATATTAGTCCGAGCGAAACACAATTCATTCAGGTTACCGCGGAACCGCCGTCGTTCGTCAACGCGATGGGATCACTCGTTATACCGACGTCTGTTTCGAACGGTATCACACACGAAACGGAAATCTGTTACCGGGGTCGTTGTATAAAAACAGAAGACGACAAACGGAAGCGAAAGTTCAAACTAAACTAA
- the LOC128304012 gene encoding mRNA turnover protein 4 homolog isoform X1: MPKSKRDKKVSLTKTDRKGLSNKQQIIEDIQQCREKYDNIFLFSVQNMRNSKLKDVRTEWKNSRFFFGKNRVMQLGLKLINDDENDEPTKLEKGMEQLRGQMIGQCGLLFTSESKKTVLEWFDSYQAEEFARGGFRATKTVKLKPGPLEDFSHAIEPHLRSLGMPTKLDRGIVTLYKEYTVCEKGKLLTPEQARILKLLSKPMATFKVIINSCYTKQDGFEVITKRDIAVTKKTKKPVKVSASKGKKKSEDAMSEDEDDDEEEDDEEDDDVMEQDDDEDENDE, translated from the exons ATGCCAAAATCAAAGCGAGATAAGAAAG TGTCTCTCACGAAGACCGACCGTAAAGGTCTGTCCAACAAACAGCAGATCATCGAAGATATACAACAATGCCGGGAGAAGTACGATAACATATTTCTGTTTTCGGTGCAAAATATGCGCAACAGTAAGCTGAAGGATGTACGAACAGAGTGGAAGAACTCACGGTTCTTCTTCGGCAAGAATCGTGTGATGCAGTTGGGCTTGAAGTTGATCAACGACGATGAGAACGATGAGCCCACAAAGCTGGAGAAGGGTATGGAGCAGCTGCGCGGACAGATGATCGGACAGTGCGGGTTGCTGTTCACATCGGAGAGCAAGAAAACGGTACTGGAATGGTTCGACTCGTACCAGGCCGAAGAGTTCGCTCGTGGCGGGTTTCGGGCAACAAAAACGGTTAAGCTGAAGCCGGGTCCACTGGAGGACTTTTCGCATGCGATAGAACCTCACCTGCGATCGCTAGGAATGCCTACGAAGCTAGACCGTGGAATTGTGACGCTGTACAAAGAATACACAGTGTGTGAGAAGGGTAAGCTGCTCACGCCGGAACAGGCCAGAATACTGAAGCTGCTTAGCAAACCGATGGCAACGTTTAAGGTGATTATTAACAGCTGTTACACGAAGCAGGATGGTTTCGAGGTGATCACCAAAAGGGACATTGCGGTGACGAAAAAGACGAAAAAGCCAGTGAAAGTTTCGGCTTCCAAGGGTAAAAAGAAATCGGAAGATGCTATGAGCGAGGATGAGGACGACGATGAAGAGGAGGATGATgaggaagatgatgatgtgaTGGAACAGGATGACGATGAGGACGAGAATGATGAGTAG
- the LOC128304014 gene encoding 14-3-3 protein zeta isoform X1 has protein sequence MSTVDKEELVQKAKLAEQSERYDDMAQAMKSVTETGVELSNEERNLLSVAYKNVVGARRSSWRVISSIEQKTESSARKQQLAREYRERVEKELREICYEVLGLLDKFLIPKASNPESKVFYLKMKGDYYRYLAEVATGETRHTVVDDSQAAYQDAFEISKGKMQPTHPIRLGLALNFSVFYYEILNSPDKACQLAKQAFDDAIAELDTLNEDSYKDSTLIMQLLRDNLTLWTSDTQGDGDEPQEGGDN, from the exons ATGTCTACCGTTGACAAGGAAGAGCTAGTTCAGAAGGCAAAATTAGCCGAACAATCTGAACG GTACGATGATATGGCACAGGCAATGAAATCAGTTACAGAAACCGGTGTGGAACTGTCAAATGAGGAAAGGAACCTACTGTCCGTTGCTTACAAGAACGTTGTCGGTGCCCGAAG ATCATCATGGCGAGTGATATCGTCGATTGAACAGAAAACTGAATCCTCTGCCCGCAAACAGCAACTGGCACGAGAGTACCGGGAACGAGTTGAGAAGGAACTGAGGGAAATCTGCTACGAAGTCCTG GGCCTGCTGGACAAATTCTTAATTCCCAAAGCCAGTAATCCAGAGAGCAAGGTGTTTTACCTCAAAATGAAGGGAGACTACTACAGATACCTAGCTGAAGTAGCCACCGGCGAAACCCGCCACA CCGTAGTTGACGATTCCCAAGCCGCGTACCAGGATGCCTTTGAAATTAGTAAAGGCAAAATGCAGCCAACACATCCTATCCGATTGGGTCTCGCGCTCAATTTCTCAGTCTTCTATTACGAGATCCTAAACTCTCCCGACAAAGCCTGCCAGCTGGCTAAACAG GCATTCGATGACGCGATTGCTGAGCTGGATACGTTGAACGAGGACTCCTATAAAGACTCGACACTCATCATGCAGCTGCTGCGAGACAACCTGACGCTGTGGACGTCCGATACCCAGGGTGACGGCGATGAACCACAGGAGGGTGGCGATAATTAA
- the LOC128304014 gene encoding 14-3-3 protein zeta isoform X2 gives MSTVDKEELVQKAKLAEQSERYDDMAQAMKSVTETGVELSNEERNLLSVAYKNVVGARRSSWRVISSIEQKTESSARKQQLAREYRERVEKELREICYEVLGLLDKFLIPKASNPESKVFYLKMKGDYYRYLAEVATGETRHTVVEDSQKSYQEAFDIAKSKMQPTHPIRLGLALNFSVFYYEIINSPARACHLAKQAFDDAIAELDTLNEDSYKDSTLIMQLLRDNLTLWTSDTQGDGDEPQEGGDN, from the exons ATGTCTACCGTTGACAAGGAAGAGCTAGTTCAGAAGGCAAAATTAGCCGAACAATCTGAACG GTACGATGATATGGCACAGGCAATGAAATCAGTTACAGAAACCGGTGTGGAACTGTCAAATGAGGAAAGGAACCTACTGTCCGTTGCTTACAAGAACGTTGTCGGTGCCCGAAG ATCATCATGGCGAGTGATATCGTCGATTGAACAGAAAACTGAATCCTCTGCCCGCAAACAGCAACTGGCACGAGAGTACCGGGAACGAGTTGAGAAGGAACTGAGGGAAATCTGCTACGAAGTCCTG GGCCTGCTGGACAAATTCTTAATTCCCAAAGCCAGTAATCCAGAGAGCAAGGTGTTTTACCTCAAAATGAAGGGAGACTACTACAGATACCTAGCTGAAGTAGCCACCGGCGAAACCCGCCACA CTGTGGTTGAGGATTCGCAGAAATCGTATCAGGAAGCGTTCGACATTGCAAAGTCGAAAATGCAACCCACGCACCCGATTCGGTTAGGTCTAGCGCTGAATTTTTCCGTCTTTTACTATGAAATCATAAACTCTCCAGCACGGGCTTGCCATCTGGCGAAGCAG GCATTCGATGACGCGATTGCTGAGCTGGATACGTTGAACGAGGACTCCTATAAAGACTCGACACTCATCATGCAGCTGCTGCGAGACAACCTGACGCTGTGGACGTCCGATACCCAGGGTGACGGCGATGAACCACAGGAGGGTGGCGATAATTAA